One window of the Rosa rugosa chromosome 3, drRosRugo1.1, whole genome shotgun sequence genome contains the following:
- the LOC133736342 gene encoding protoheme IX farnesyltransferase, mitochondrial — protein MWRNSVSFSSKLINSNKSLFNPSSCSGANDVVRPLLHCRSEFHPYSSSPPSSSDYLKLGFQPSDGLPALSAVAVDLASLASKSAQLTRHYGRCYWELSKARLSMLVVATSGTGFVLGSGSAVDFAGLCCTCAGTMMVAASANSLNQVFEKYNDAKMKRTMQRPLPSGRITRPHAVAWACTVGLAGTALLASKANMLAAGLAASNLILYAFVYTPLKQIHPVNTWVGAVVGAIPPLLGWAAASGQVSLNAMILPAALYFWQIPHFMALAYLCRNDYAAGGFRMFSLADASGQRTASVALRNCAYLIPLGYVAYDWGVTSGWFCIESTILTLAISATAFSFYKDRTTHKARRMFHASLLYLPVFMSGILFHRISDNPQCLVEESSQCIAELSMSSQDGNVIQKDKLKKHRPPVSYASVAPFPFLPVPSYVSS, from the exons ATGTGGAGGAACTCGGTGAGTTTCTCGTCCAAGTTGATCAATTCCAACAAGTCGCTGTTCAATCCTTCCAGTTGTTCTGGAGCAAACGACGTCGTTCGGCCACTGCTGCACTGCCGCTCCGAATTCCATCCCTATTCCTCTTCACCCCCGTCGTCTTCAGATTATCTCAAACTAGGTTTTCAGCCGTCCGATGGACTCCCAGCCCTTTCGGCTGTTGCCGTTGATCTCGCGTCTTTGGCCTCCAAATCTGCCCAGCTGACTCGTCACTATGGCCGCTGCTATTGGGAGCTCTCCAAAGCTCGCCTCAG CATGCTAGTTGTTGCAACTTCTGGAACTGGATTTGTTCTTGGAAGTGGCAGTGCCGTCGATTTTGCTGGACTTTGTTGCACATGTGCTGGCACAATGATGGTTGCAGCATCCGCTAACTCTTTAAATCAg GTGTTCGAGAAGTATAATGATGCCAAAATGAAGAGAACAATGCAAAGACCCCTACCTTCAGGACGCATTACGAGGCCTCATGCAGTCGCCTGGGCATGTACTGTTGGTTTAGCTGGCACTGCTTTGTTGGCAAGCAAG GCTAATATGCTGGCAGCTGGTCTTGCTGCTTCCAATTTAATACTTTATGCATTTGTGTATACTCCATTGAAGCAAATTCACCCAGTAAATACATGGGTTGGCGCTGTTGTTGGTGCTATCCCACCACTTCTAGG TTGGGCGGCAGCATCTGGCCAGGTTTCACTCAATGCAATGATTCTCCCAGCTGCGCTATATTTTTGGCAAATACCTCATTTTATGGCCCTTGCATACTTATGTCGCAATGACTATGCTGCTGGAGG GTTTAGGATGTTCTCTCTTGCTGATGCTTCTGGTCAAAGAACAGCTTCAGTGGCTTTAAGGAATTGTGCTTACCTTATCCCTTTGGGATATGTGGCATATGATT GGGGTGTCACTTCTGGATGGTTTTGTATTGAATCTACCATTCTTACTCTCGCAATAAGTGCAACGGCATTTTCATTCTATAAAGACCGTACGACACATAAAGCTAGGAGGATGTTTCACGCCAGCCTTCTTTATCTTCCTGTATTTATGTCAGGGATTCTGTTTCACCGTATCTCTGATAATCCGCAATGCCTTGTTGAAGAGAGTTCACAGTGTATTGCTGAGCTTTCAATGTCCTCACAAGATGGAAATGTCATCCAGAAAGACAAATTAAAGAAGCATCGCCCACCTGTATCATATGCTTCTGTTGcaccttttcctttccttccgGTTCCGTCATATGTGTCTTCATGA
- the LOC133741349 gene encoding uncharacterized protein LOC133741349: protein MSLALVQGYSSSEEEEEGQNGLHYHNSSDDDGDGVEHKLASSSVYESSRSTSSNTSALPSASDAFSEISGPPAFLNNCVQEYSPQQVSHATRHNKHRKEKKDLPAGAVVESKAHLVGIHERVRSDLDGKQPPTVADASTNQGGKRVATVTNPSAEDAAALLRMCLQCGIPKTFSNARGMVCPACGDRPVEATDDSKKKGSTIKDKEKNKRMKGQSSHATWKSETEMQLRQQFD from the exons ATGAGCTTAGCACTCGTCCAGGGCTATTCTtcctctgaagaagaagaagaaggccaaAATGGCCTCCATTACCATAACTCATCGGACGACGACGGCGACGGCGTTGAGCACAAATTAGCATCCTCCTCCGTTTATGAGTCGTCCCGATCCACCTCCTCCAATACCTCCGCCCTCCCGTCTGCTTCCGACGCCTTCTCCGAG ATTTCGGGACCCCCTGCTTTTCTGAACAACTGCGTCCAAGAATACTCCCCCCAGCAAGTGAGTCATGCTACTCGTCACAACAAACATCGCAAGGAAAAGAAAGACTTACCAGCTG GTGCAGTAGTGGAGTCCAAAGCTCATTTAGTTGGTATCCATGAACGAGTAAGAAGTGATCTTGATGGTAAGCAACCTCCAACAGTAGCTGATGCAAGCACAAATCAAGGAGGCAAGCGTGTGGCAACTGTAACAAATCCCAGTGCAGAGGATGCTGCAGCGCTTCTGAG GATGTGTTTGCAATGTGGAATACCCAAGACCTTCTCCAATGCACGGGGAATGGTCTGCCCAGCATGTGGTGATCGGCCTGTAGAGGCAACCGACGACTCCAAGAAGAAGGGGTCTACAATCAAAGATAAGGAGAAGAATAAGAGGATGAAAGGCCAGTCATCTCATGCTACATGGAAAAGTGAAACTGAAATGCAGCTTCGACAGCAATTTGACTAG
- the LOC133740510 gene encoding very-long-chain aldehyde decarbonylase GL1-9-like, which yields MVFWEGYVSDEAMGTFAPIVVYWLYAGFYQLLPPLDSYRLHTRKEEDEKNSVPLPSVVKGVLLQQLAQATVAQGLFVLTKKANTSGVTIQPSILVQIVQIVVAMLVMDTWQYFVHRYMHQNKFLYRHVHSQHHRLVVPYAIGALYNHPLEGLLLDTFGGAISFLVSGMTARTAVIFFCFAVIKTVDDHCGLWLPGNIFHIFFQNNTAYHDIHHQLQGLKYNYSQPFFPIWDKFFGTYMPYSLVKRPEGGFEAKAMKAMKD from the exons aTGGTGTTTTGGGAAGGGTATGTGAGTGATGAGGCAATGGGGACGTTTGCACCAATTGTGGTTTACTGGTTGTATGCGGGGTTTTACCAGTTGTTGCCGCCGTTGGACAGTTACCGGTTGCACACTCGAAAAGAGGAGGACGAGAAGAACTCGGTGCCCCTTCCCTCTGTTGTAAAGGGTGTTTTGCTTCAACAGCTCGCTCAGGCCACCGTCGCTCAGGGGCTCTTTGTG TTAACCAAAAAGGCCAATACATCTGGTGTCACAATTCAGCCATCCATTCTTGTCCAGATTGTGCAGATTGTTGTTGCAATGCTAGTCATGGACACATGGCAATACTTTGTGCACCGCTACATGCATCAGAACAAGTTCTTGTACCGCCATGTCCACTCTCAGCACCACAGACTTGTTGTTCCCTACGCAATTGGAGCCCTTTATAACCACCCACTTGAGGGTCTCTTACTTGACACTTTCGGCGGGGCTATCTCTTTTCTAGTCTCGGGAATGACTGCACGGACGGCTGTTATATTCTTCTGCTTTGCTGTGATTAAAACAGTAGATGATCACTGTGGACTTTGGTTGCCTGGTAACATCTTCCACATTTTCTTCCAGAACAATACTGCTTATCATGACATTCATCATCAACTTCAGGGCTTGAAGTATAACTATTCTCAGCCATTCTTCCCGATATGGGATAAATTTTTTGGAACTTACATGCCTTACAGTCTTGTAAAGAGACCTGAGGGGGGTTTTGAAGCGAAGGCAATGAAAGCAATGAAAGACTAG
- the LOC133741350 gene encoding uncharacterized protein LOC133741350: protein MDAISTRCNVVAIAISNSRVMEINLSSITLRPFQLSDVEDLMTYAGDEQVTQHLRWKTLTTKEEAFTFLKDVCIPHPWRRSICIDDHSIGFISVFPWSGDESHKADIGYAISPKYWGQGIASEAVKTTVPQVFKDFPHLLRLQAFANSKNKASQRVLEKAGFQKEGLLRKYGCLKGEIIDLVVYSFLSTD, encoded by the exons ATGGATGCTATTTCTACACGGTG CAACGTTGTCGCCATAGCCATTTCCAATAGCAGGGTTATGGAGATCAACTTGTCAAGCATCACCCTCCGTCCATTCCAGCTATCAGATGTTGAAGATCTCATGACATATGCCGGCGATGAGCAAGTGACTCAACACCTCAGATGGAAGACTTTGACAACCAAAGAGGAGGCTTTCACtttcctcaaagatgtttgtaTCCCCCACCCTTGGCGCCGGTCAATATGCATCGATGACCATTCAATCGGCTTCATATCGGTCTTTCCGTGGTCAGGAGATGAGAGTCACAAGGCTGATATCGGGTATGCTATATCCCCAAAGTACTGGGGACAAGGAATAGCCAGTGAAGCAGTTAAGACTACTGTCCCTCAAGTGTTCAAGGACTTCCCTCATTTGCTTAGGTTGCAAGCTTTTGCAAATTCAAAGAATAAGGCCTCTCAGAGGGTTTTGGAGAAAGCTGGGTTTCAGAAGGAGGGTTTGTTGAGAAAATATGGATGTCTTAAGGGAGAAATTATTGATTTGGTTGTTTATAGTTTTCTATCAACAGATTAG
- the LOC133736341 gene encoding pentatricopeptide repeat-containing protein At1g34160, with the protein MANLELLLQKCDSLTHIKQLQAHLVTIGRFQLYPSITIKLLELCALPPIANLPYATTLFHQLQSPSTRHWNAVVRGLAQSLQPTQAVTWYATMSRSSQKVDALTCSFALKACARALALSEAMQIHSQLLRFGFGRDVLLRTTLLDVYAKVGKLGFAQKVFDEMPERDIACWNALVAGLAQGSQPSEALALFERMTEEEGLKPNEVTVLGALSACSQLGALRGGERIHTYIVNAKLDTHVIVCNAVIDMYAKCGFVDRAYEVFENMRCGKNLITWNTMIMAFAMHGDGCKALELFEKMGKNGVCPDAVSYLAALCACNHAGLVEDGVKLFNSMAGGGMVPNVKHYGTVVDLLGRAGRLQEAYDIVKSMPMFPDVVLWQTLLGASKTYGNVEMAEMASRNLVELGSEGCGDFVLLSNVYAAHKRWDDVGRVREAMKRRDVKKIPGFGYIEVEGVIHKFLNGDQNHVNRHEIYSKLDEINCRIKAYGYVAKTNHVLHDIGEEDKENALSYHCEKLAVAFGLISTDEGTPIQVIKNLRICDDCHVVMKLISEIYNREIIVRDRARFHRFQDGLCSCRDYW; encoded by the coding sequence ATGGCCAACTTGGAGTTGTTGTTACAGAAATGCGACTCTCTCACCCACATCAAACAGCTCCAAGCCCACCTCGTAACCATTGGCCGATTCCAACTCTACCCCTCCATCACCATCAAGCTCCTCGAGCTCTGTGCTCTTCCCCCCATCGCCAATCTCCCTTACGCCACAACCCTCTTCCACCAACTCCAAAGCCCTTCCACCAGGCACTGGAACGCCGTCGTTCGAGGCCTCGCTCAGAGCCTCCAACCCACCCAAGCCGTCACATGGTACGCCACCATGTCGCGCTCTTCCCAAAAGGTCGACGCGCTCACTTGCTCCTTCGCTCTCAAAGCGTGTGCACGCGCCTTGGCGTTGTCCGAGGCCATGCAGATTCACTCTCAGCTTCTGCGTTTCGGGTTTGGACGCGATGTGTTGTTGCGAACTACTTTGCTTGATGTGTACGCGAAAGTTGGGAAGCTGGGTTTTGCGCAGAAGGTGTTCGACGAAATGCCCGAGAGGGATATAGCTTGTTGGAATGCTTTGGTTGCTGGGTTGGCTCAGGGGAGTCAACCCAGTGAGGCTTTAGCTTTGTTTGAGAGAATGACTGAGGAAGAGGGGTTAAAGCCCAATGAAGTCACTGTCCTCGGTGCGCTCTCGGCGTGTTCTCAGTTGGGTGCATTGAGAGGTGGAGAGAGAATACATACCTATATAGTGAATGCCAAGCTTGATACGCATGTCATTGTTTGCAATGCGGTTATTGATATGTATGCAAAATGCGGGTTCGTGGATAGAGCATATGAGGTGTTTGAGAATATGAGATGTGGGAAGAATTTGATAACTTGGAATACGATGATAATGGCATTTGCTATGCACGGCGATGGTTGTAAAGCGCTTGAGCTTTTTGAGAAGATGGGTAAAAATGGAGTGTGCCCTGATGCAGTGTCGTATCTTGCTGCGTTGTGTGCGTGCAATCATGCAGGACTGGTGGAAGATGGGGTTAagttatttaattcaatggcgGGAGGTGGGATGGTGCCGAATGTTAAGCATTATGGGACTGTGGTTGATTTGTTGGGACGAGCTGGGCGACTTCAAGAGGCTTATGATATTGTGAAATCTATGCCGATGTTTCCTGATGTAGTACTGTGGCAGACTTTGCTTGGTGCCAGCAAGACCTATGGGAATGTGGAAATGGCAGAGATGGCTTCACGGAACTTGGTTGAGTTGGGGTCTGAGGGTTGTGGTGATTTCGTGTTGTTATCAAATGTTTATGCGGCTCATAAGAGATGGGATGATGTAGGCAGGGTGAGGGAAGCCATGAAGAGAAGGGATGTGAAGAAGATACCGGGTTTCGGTTACATAGAAGTAGAAGGTGTGATACACAAATTTTTGAATGGTGATCAAAACCATGTTAATAGGCATGAGATTTATTCAAAGCTAGATGAGATCAATTGCAGGATTAAAGCCTATGGATATGTTGCAAAGACAAATCATGTGTTGCATGATATTGGGGAGGAGGACAAAGAAAATGCATTGAGCTACCATTGTGAGAAGTTGGCTGTGGCTTTTGGTTTGATCAGCACTGATGAGGGGACACCAATTCAGGTGATTAAGAACCTAAGAAtatgtgatgattgtcatgtcgTGATGAAACTTATTTCAGAAATATATAATAGGGAAATTATTGTAAGGGATCGAGCCCGGTTTCACAGATTTCAAGATGGACTTTGTTCTTGCAGAGATTATTGGTGA